The Thermus hydrothermalis nucleotide sequence AGGAGGGCCCCCCGGAAGGGGTCATGGCCGCCCCCGAAAGGGTGGAGGTGGCCCGGCTTCTCGGCTACCAAAACCTTTTCCCCGCCCGGGTGGGGGAAGGGGGCGTGGTGGTGAAAGGCGTCCCGCTAAAGCTTCCCCTTCCCCCCTGGGCCCGGCCCGGGGAGCTGGTTTGGCTTGGGGTGCGGGCGGAGGAGGTCATGGTGGTGCGGGAAGACCGCCCGCCCCCCCAAGAGAACGTGCTGGAGGGCGTTCTAGAAAGCCTTCACCCCCAGGGCCTGGCCTACCGGGGGCGCTTTCTTGGGCCCATACCCCTGGTGCTCCTCCTTCCTCGGCACGTGCAGGAAAGGCTCCGCCTCGAGCCCGGCAAGCGAATCCGGGTGGCCCTGAAGCCCCGTTACCTGCACCTGATGCCGGGCGAGGCGGAGGAGGTCCTGGAGGGCTAGGCCGAACTTGTGGCGCAAGCCCTTCAGGTAAAACCGGGCCCTATGGGGGGGAATGCCGAGGGCCTCCGCCAGGGCCTTCGCTTCCGGGGCCACCCCTTGGCCCAAAACCCCAAGGGCCGCCCTCTCCCCCGGCAAAAGCGCAAGGCCCAAGCGCCCCCTAAGCCCCTCCAGCAGGGTGCTCGGCCGGTCCTGACGGGTGAGGAAGGCGCAACGCCTCGGGTCATAGGCCCGAAGGCCCCCGGGCGTGGGCCAGAGGAAAACCTCCCCTTGCGCCAGGTGCTCCAGGTCCGCCAGCGCTAACCCATCTCCCCTGTTCCAGGAAACCCGCCAACCCGCTTTGCCAAGCGCCCCCGCCACCAAGGCGTAAAGCGCCAGGTTTTGCGTGAACACCACCACCCGCATCCATCCCCCCTTTTTGTCCGAGGTCCTAAGGCCGCACGTCCGCTTAAGCCCGGCAGAAGGGGGGCGCCCGGGGGCTCAGGACCTGGGGAAGGGGGGCGGGGTAGCCCGGTAGCCGCGCGGGCCGCACCCGGCCCACCGCCAGGGGGCGGGGCGGGGCAGGGGCTTCCACCACCGGGCCGCCCGGGGCCACCTGGAGGCCGCAGAGGGGGGAGTGCTCCACCACCGCCTCTTCCCCAGGGGCCTGGCAGAGGTCGCCCCGCAACCCCGGGTTCTGCAGCTGCATGAGGTAAAGCTGCAGGGCCACCCCGGTGGAGGCGGCGAGGGTGAGGAGGACGTAGAGCAGGGCTAACAACCCCCTCCCCTTCCCGGTCATGAGAAGAGGATAGCACCCAAGGCTCCTACCCCGTAAAGTGGAAGGGTATGGCCGTCCGGGGCACCAAGGACCTTTTCGGCAAGGAGCTTCGGCTCCACCAGCACATCGTGGCCACCGCCCGGCGGGTCCTCGAGGCGGCGGGGGCCATGGAGCTCATCACCCCCGTCTTTGAGGAAACCCAGGTGTTTGAAAAGGGGGTAGGGGCCGCCACGGACATCGTGCGCAAGGAGATGTTCACCTTCCAAGACCGGGGCGGGCGCTCCCTCACCCTGCGCCCCGAGGGCACCGCCGCCATGGTGCGGGCCTATCTGGAGCACGGGATGAAGGTCTGGCCCCAGCCCGTGCGGCTTTGGATGGCAGGCCCCATGTTCCGGGCGGAAAGGCCCCAGAAAGGGCGCTACCGCCAGTTCCACCAGGTGAACTACGAGGCCCTGGGCTCGGAAAGCCCCATCCTGGACGCCGAAGCCGTGGTGCTCCTCTACGAAAGCCTCAAGGAGCTGGGCCTAAGGCGCCTTTCCGTGAAGCTCTCCTCCGTAGGGGATCCGGAGGACCGGGCCCGGTACAACGCCTACCTGCGGGAGGTCTTGGGGCCCTATCGGGATGCGCTTTCCGAGGACTCCCAGGAGCGGCTTGACCTCAACCCCATGCGCATCCTGGACTCCAAGGACGAGAAGGACCAGGCCCTTTTGCGGGAGCTCAAGGTGCGGCCCATGCTGGACTTCCTGGGGGAGGAGGCCTTGGCCCACCTGAAGGCGGTGGAACGCCACCTAAACCGGCTTGGCGTGCCCTACGAGCTAGAGCCCGCCTTGGTGCGGGGCCTGGACTACTACGTGCGCACCGCCTTTGAGGTGCACCACGAGGAGATCGGGGCCCAGTCCGCCCTGGGGGGCGGGGGGCGGTACGATGGGCTTTCCGAGCTCCTCGGGGGGCCAAGGGTGCCGGGGGTGGGCTTCGCCTTCGGCGTGGAGCGGGTGGCCCTGGCCCTCGAGGCGGAGGGCTTCGGCCTGCCCGAGGGAAAGGGCCCCGACCTCTACCTCATCCCCCTCACGGAGGAGGCGGTGGCCGAGGCCTTCTACCTGGCGGAGCGCCTGCGGCCCAGGCTCCGGGTGGAGTACGCCCTAAGCCCCAAGAAACCGGGCAAGGGGGTGGAGGAGGCCCTGAAGCGGAACGCTGCCTTCGCCGGCTTCCTGGGCGAGGACGAGCTTAGGGCGGGAGAGGTAACCCTAAAGCGCCTTGCCACCGGGGAACAGGTGCGGCTTCCCCAGACGGAAGCCCTCGGTTTCCTCCTTTCCGCCTTAGCGTGAGGACTTGGTAAGCTTGGGGGGATTATGCGCCGCACCCACTACGCCGGAAGCCTTAGGGAAGAGCATGCGGGAGAGGAGGTGGTCCTGGAGGGCTGGGTGAACCGCCGCCGGGACCTGGGGGGCCTCATCTTTTTGGACCTCCGGGACCGGGAAGGCCTAGTGCAGCTCGTGGCCCATCCGGATAGCCCCGCCTACGCCGTGGCCGAACGGGTGCGCTCCGAGTGGGTGGTGCGGGCCAAGGGCCGGGTGCGCCTCCGCCCTGAGCCCAACCCCCGCCTGCCCACGGGCCGGGTGGAGGTGGAGCTAGAGGCCCTAGAGGTCTTGGCCGAGGCCAAGACCCCGCCCTTCCCGGTGGACGCCGGCTGGCGGGGAGAGGAGGACAAGGAGGCTTCCGAAGAACTTCGCCTAAAGTACCGCTACCTGGACCTCCGCAGGAAGCGGATGCAGGAGAACCTGCGCCTGCGCCACCGGGTCATCAAGGCCATTTGGGACTTCCTGGACCGGGAAGGTTTCGTCCAGGTGGAAACCCCCTTCCTCACCAAGAGCACCCCGGAAGGGGCCCGGGACTTCCTCGTCCCCTACCGCCACCAACCGGGCCTCTTTTACGCCCTGCCCCAGTCCCCCCAGCTTTTCAAGCAGATGCTCATGGTGGCGGGGTTGGACCGCTACTTCCAGATCGCCCGTTGCTTCCGGGACGAGGACCTGCGCGCCGACCGCCAGCCCGACTTCACCCAGTTGGACCTGGAGATGAGCTTCGTGGAGGTGGAGGACATCCTCACCCTCAACGAGCGCCTCATGGCCCACGTCTTCCGGGAGGCCTTGGGCCTGGACCTCCCCCTCCCCTTCCCCCGCCTCCCCTACTCGGAGGCCATGGAGCGCTACGGCTCGGACAAGCCCGACCTGCGCTTCGGGCTTGAGCTAAAGGAGGTGGGCCACCTCTTCCGGGATAGCCCCTTCCAACTCTTCCAACAGGCGGAAAGCGTGAAGGCCCTCTCCGCCCCCAAGGCCCTTTCCCGGAAGGAGGTGGCCGAGCTGGAAGAGGTGGCCAAGCGCCACGGGGCGGGGGGGCTCGCCTTCGCCCGGGTGGAGGAGGGGGGCTTCTCCGGGGGCGTGGCCAAGTTCTTGGATCCGGTGCGGGAAGCCCTCCTCCAGGCCACGGGAGCCAGGCCCGGGGACACCCTTCTCTTCGTGGCGGCAAGCCGCAAGGTGGCGGCGGAGGCCCTGGGGCAGGTGCGCCTCGCCCTGGCCGACCTCTTGGCCTTGCCCCGGGAAGGCTTCCGCTTCCTTTGGGTGGTGGACTTTCCCCTTTTGGAGTGGGACGAGGCGCGGGGAGCTTGGACCTACATGCACCACCCCTTCACGAGCCCCCACCCCGAGGACCTGCCCCTTTTGGACACGGCACCGGGCCAGGTTAGGGCCCTGGCCTACGACCTGGTCCTGAACGGGGTGGAGGTGGGGGGCGGGTCCATCCGCATCCACGACCCCGCCCTACAGGCCAAGATGTTCACCCTCCTGGGCATCGGCGAGGAGGAGCAGAGGGAGAAGTTTGGGTTTTTCCTCGAGGCCCTCACCTACGGGGCCCCGCCCCACGGGGGCATCGCCTGGGGCCTGGACCGCCTCCTGGCCCTCATGACCGGTAGCCCCTCCATCCGCGAGGTCATCGCCTTCCCCAAGAACAAGGAGGGCAAGGACCCCTTGACCGGGGCCCCAAGCCCCGTGCCCGAGGAGCAACTCCGGGAACTGGGCCTTATGGTGATCCGCCATGGCTAGGATCCCCTACGTTCTCGTGGACGCCTTCGCCCCCACCCCGGGGGCGGGAAACCGCGTGGCCATCGTCTTGGACGCCCGGGGGATGAGCGGGGAGGAGATGCGCCAGGTGGCGAAAAGGCTTTCCGAGCCCGAAACCGCCTTTCTCACCGAAAGGCAGGGCACCGTCTTCGCCGTGCGCTTCTTCACGCCGGGGGGAGAGGTGGAGTTTTCCGGCCACGCCGCCGTGGCCCTGGGCCTGGCCCTGGTGCGCTTGGGCCTCGCCCCCGAGGGCACCGAGCGCCTCATCCTCCACACCCCAGCGGAAGCCCTCCCGGTGGAGATCGCCTACGAGGCGGGGGAGCCCAGGAAGGCCTGGGTGCGGGGGCCCACCCCGAGGTTCCGGGACCTGCCCCCCTTCCAGGCCCTGAAGGAGGTCCTCGAGGCCTTGGGCTCCGATGAGCGCTACCTCCACCGGGGCCTGCCCTACGGGGTGGCCTACACGGGGCTTTGGAGCCTTTTCGTCCCCTTGGTGGCCCCGGGGGTGGTGGACGCCCTGGAGCCGGACATGGCCCTCCTGGCCGAGATTTCCCGGAAACTAGAGGTGGCCACGGTCCACGCCTACGCCCCCATGGGGCCAAGGAGCTTCTACGCCCGGGACTTCGCCCCCCTCCTCGGCATCCCCGAGGACCCGGTGACGGGCTCGGCCAACGCCGCCCTGGGGGCGCTTCTGGCCCGGGCGGGGGTGGTGCCGAAGCGGGAAGGGAGGGTCCACCTTTCCATCTACCAGGGCCACCGCTTGGGCAACCCGGGGATGGTGGAGGTGGAGGTGGAGTATAGCCCCACGGGGGTTCCCCTTGCCGTGAGGCTGGGGGGTGAGGCGGCCATCGTGGCCACGGGCGAGCTCTGATGGTGCGCCTGGTCTTCGTGGACGTGGACGGCACCCTGGTGGGGAAGGAGGGGGTACCCCCGTGCGTCTGGCCGGCGGTGGAGGCGGCCAAGGCCCGGGGCCTGCGCCTCGCCCTCCTCACGGGCCGCCCGGGGCGGGGGGAAGCCCTGCGCCTGGCCCGGCGGCTTGACCCCGAGGGCCTCCACGTCTTTGAGTCGGGGGCGGTGGTCCTCTCCCTTTCCCAAGACCCCCACGAGCCCCAGGCGAGGCCCTTTTTCGTGGCGGCCTTGCCCGAGGAGGCGGCCAAGAAAGCGGTGCGCCTCGCCCGGAGGCTTTCCCTCCCCTTGGAGGGCTACACCGCCGACGGGGGCTTTTTCGTGGAAGGGGATAGCCCCCTCCTCGAGGCCCACCAAAGGCTTTTGGGGGTGGAGGCGGAGGGGGCGGACCTCCTAGGGCTAACAAGCCCCTTGGTACGCCTCCAGGTGTTGGCTGGGCCCGAGGCGCCTTTGGGAGCCTTTTTGGATGCCTTGCCCGAGGAGCTTTCCGCCCACGTGGCCGAAAGCCCCAAGATGCCCGGGGTGCGCTTCGTTTCCCTCACCCGAAGGGGCGTGGGCAAGCTTTTGGGGGCCCGCTTGGTGGCGGAGGCCTATGGGCTAGACCTTCTGGCCTGCGCCATGGTGGGGGATGGGGAGAACGACCTCGAGGTCCTCCAGGCGGTGGGCCTCGGCATCGCCATGGGGAACGCCCCGCTAAGCGTAAAGCAGGCGGCCAAGCGGGTGGTGGCCCCCGTGGACGCCTGCGGCCTGGCGGAAGCCCTGGCCGCCCTCGGGTAAACTCCAGGGCGTATGCGGGTCTTCATTGACGAGATCGCCCAGTACAAGGACCAGGAGGTGGAGCTCAGGGGCTGGCTCTACCAGAAGCGCTCCAAGGGCAAGATCCACTTCCTCATCCTCCGGGACGGCACCGGCTTCCTCCAGGCCACGGTGGTGAAGGGGGAGGTGCCGGAGGAGGTCTTCACCCAGGCGGACCACTTGCCCCAGGAAACCGCCCTTAAGGTGTTTGGCCGGGTGCGGGAGGACTCGAGGGCCCCGGGCGGGTACGAACTTTTGCTAAAGGGCCTGGAGGTGGTGAGCCTGCCCCAGGGGGAATACCCCATCGGCCCCAAGGAGCACGGCATTGACTTCCTCATGGACCACCGCCACCTCTGGCTCCGCCACCGCCGCCCCTTCGCCGTGATGCGCATCCGGGACGAGGTGGAGCGGGCCATCCACGACTTCTTTAGCGAACGGGGTTTCCTGCGCTTTGACGCCCCCATCCTCACCCCGAGCGCCGTGGAGGGCACCACGGAGCTCTTTGAGGTGGAGCTCTTTGACGGGGAAAAGGCCTACCTCTCCCAGTCGGGCCAGCTCTACGCCGAGGCCGGGGCCCTGGCCTACGCCAAGGTCTACACCTTCGGCCCCACGTTCCGGGCGGAACGCTCCAAGACCCGGCGCCACCTCCTGGAGTTCTGGATGGTGGAGCCCGAGGTGGCCTTCATGACCCACGAGGAGAACATGGCCCTCCAGGAGGAGCTGGTGCGCTACCTGGTGGCCCGGGTGCTGGAGAGGCGGGCGCGGGAGCTGGAGATGCTAGACCGCGACCCCAAGGCCCTGGAACCCGCCGCCCAAGGGAACTACCCCCGCCTCACCTACAAGGAGGCGGTGGCCCTGGTGAACCGCCTGAGCCAGGAGGACCCCGAGGTGCCCCCTCTCCCCTACGGCGAGGACTTCGGCGCCCCCCACGAGGCCGCCTTGAGCCGGCAGTTTGACCGCCCCGTCTTCGTGGAG carries:
- the hisS gene encoding histidine--tRNA ligase; translation: MAVRGTKDLFGKELRLHQHIVATARRVLEAAGAMELITPVFEETQVFEKGVGAATDIVRKEMFTFQDRGGRSLTLRPEGTAAMVRAYLEHGMKVWPQPVRLWMAGPMFRAERPQKGRYRQFHQVNYEALGSESPILDAEAVVLLYESLKELGLRRLSVKLSSVGDPEDRARYNAYLREVLGPYRDALSEDSQERLDLNPMRILDSKDEKDQALLRELKVRPMLDFLGEEALAHLKAVERHLNRLGVPYELEPALVRGLDYYVRTAFEVHHEEIGAQSALGGGGRYDGLSELLGGPRVPGVGFAFGVERVALALEAEGFGLPEGKGPDLYLIPLTEEAVAEAFYLAERLRPRLRVEYALSPKKPGKGVEEALKRNAAFAGFLGEDELRAGEVTLKRLATGEQVRLPQTEALGFLLSALA
- the aspS gene encoding aspartate--tRNA ligase; translated protein: MRRTHYAGSLREEHAGEEVVLEGWVNRRRDLGGLIFLDLRDREGLVQLVAHPDSPAYAVAERVRSEWVVRAKGRVRLRPEPNPRLPTGRVEVELEALEVLAEAKTPPFPVDAGWRGEEDKEASEELRLKYRYLDLRRKRMQENLRLRHRVIKAIWDFLDREGFVQVETPFLTKSTPEGARDFLVPYRHQPGLFYALPQSPQLFKQMLMVAGLDRYFQIARCFRDEDLRADRQPDFTQLDLEMSFVEVEDILTLNERLMAHVFREALGLDLPLPFPRLPYSEAMERYGSDKPDLRFGLELKEVGHLFRDSPFQLFQQAESVKALSAPKALSRKEVAELEEVAKRHGAGGLAFARVEEGGFSGGVAKFLDPVREALLQATGARPGDTLLFVAASRKVAAEALGQVRLALADLLALPREGFRFLWVVDFPLLEWDEARGAWTYMHHPFTSPHPEDLPLLDTAPGQVRALAYDLVLNGVEVGGGSIRIHDPALQAKMFTLLGIGEEEQREKFGFFLEALTYGAPPHGGIAWGLDRLLALMTGSPSIREVIAFPKNKEGKDPLTGAPSPVPEEQLRELGLMVIRHG
- a CDS encoding PhzF family phenazine biosynthesis protein, encoding MARIPYVLVDAFAPTPGAGNRVAIVLDARGMSGEEMRQVAKRLSEPETAFLTERQGTVFAVRFFTPGGEVEFSGHAAVALGLALVRLGLAPEGTERLILHTPAEALPVEIAYEAGEPRKAWVRGPTPRFRDLPPFQALKEVLEALGSDERYLHRGLPYGVAYTGLWSLFVPLVAPGVVDALEPDMALLAEISRKLEVATVHAYAPMGPRSFYARDFAPLLGIPEDPVTGSANAALGALLARAGVVPKREGRVHLSIYQGHRLGNPGMVEVEVEYSPTGVPLAVRLGGEAAIVATGEL
- a CDS encoding HAD family hydrolase yields the protein MVRLVFVDVDGTLVGKEGVPPCVWPAVEAAKARGLRLALLTGRPGRGEALRLARRLDPEGLHVFESGAVVLSLSQDPHEPQARPFFVAALPEEAAKKAVRLARRLSLPLEGYTADGGFFVEGDSPLLEAHQRLLGVEAEGADLLGLTSPLVRLQVLAGPEAPLGAFLDALPEELSAHVAESPKMPGVRFVSLTRRGVGKLLGARLVAEAYGLDLLACAMVGDGENDLEVLQAVGLGIAMGNAPLSVKQAAKRVVAPVDACGLAEALAALG
- the asnS gene encoding asparagine--tRNA ligase; translated protein: MRVFIDEIAQYKDQEVELRGWLYQKRSKGKIHFLILRDGTGFLQATVVKGEVPEEVFTQADHLPQETALKVFGRVREDSRAPGGYELLLKGLEVVSLPQGEYPIGPKEHGIDFLMDHRHLWLRHRRPFAVMRIRDEVERAIHDFFSERGFLRFDAPILTPSAVEGTTELFEVELFDGEKAYLSQSGQLYAEAGALAYAKVYTFGPTFRAERSKTRRHLLEFWMVEPEVAFMTHEENMALQEELVRYLVARVLERRARELEMLDRDPKALEPAAQGNYPRLTYKEAVALVNRLSQEDPEVPPLPYGEDFGAPHEAALSRQFDRPVFVERYPARIKAFYMEPDPQDPELVLNDDLLAPEGYGEIIGGSQRIHDLELLRRKIREFGLPEEVYGWYLDLRRFGSVPHSGFGLGLERTVAWICGLAHVREAIPFPRMYTRMRP